The genomic DNA CACGCCCATCGAGAAGTACCGCGACGCCGATCGCTCCGCGCAGCTCCAGCGGCTCACGCGGCCGTTCGTGCTGCGCCGCCTCAAGACCGACCGCCGCATCATCCGCGACCTGCCCGCCAAGCACGAGATGAAGGTGTACTGCACCCTCACCCGCGAGCAGGCGTCGCTCTACCAGGCCACGGTGGACGAGATGATGCAGCGGGTGGAGCAGGCCCAGGGCATCGAGCGCCGTGGCCTGGTGCTCGCCACCCTCATGCGCCTCAAGCAGGTGTGCAACCACCCCGCGCAGCTGCTGGGCGACCGCTCCGCGCTGCCGGGGCGGTCGGGCAAGCTGGAGCGGCTGGAGGAGATCGTGTCCGAGGTGCTCGCGCTGGGCGACCGCGCGCTCGTCTTCACGCAGTTCGCGGAGATGGGCCACCTGCTGCGCCAGCGGCTGGAGGAGCGCTTCGCCCGCGAGGTTCCCTTCCTGCACGGCGGCACCACCCGCGCGGCCCGCGACGAGATGGTGGCGCGGTTTCAGGCCGGCGGCGGGCCGCCCGTCCTCCTCCTCTCGCTCAAGGCGGGCGGAACGGGCCTCAATCTCACCGCCGCCAACCACGTCGTCCACTTCGACCGCTGGTGGAACCCCGCCGTCGAAGACCAGGCCACCGACCGCGCCTTCCGCATCGGCCAGCGGCGCGACGTGCAGGTGCGCAAGCTCGTCTGCGCCGGTACGCTGGAAGAGCGGATCGACGAGATGATCGAGGAGAAGAAGCAGCTCGCCGCCAGCGTCCTCGGCACCGGCGAATCGTGGCTGACCGAGCTCTCCACCGCCGACCTGCGCCGCATCGTCACCCTCGGCAACGATGCGCGCGGATGATGCGGTTTCGGTCGATGACGGACCCGACTCCGACGATCGAAGCCGTCCGACACGCCCCAGCCGGGAAACGGCGTCGCGCCTCCCGGGCGGCGGGTCCGCAGCAAGTCTCCCGTATCCGCTTCGACGACGGACCGGCGGTTGATGGCGGAGCAAGATGCTGGTGATGGAGGACGGACGATGCGGATCGACGCGGGATGTCGATGATGGATGACAGCGGTGAAGATCGAGGCGTACGCCGATGAGGAAGGACGGACGATGAGCGACTGGTGGATGTACGAAAGCGGCCCGCGCCGCCCCGCGCCCGACGGCATCCGCGCGCGGAGCCAGCGCGGCGAGATCGGCGAGAGCTGGTGGTCCAAGCGCTTCCTCGACGCGCTGGCGCAGGTTGCCGACACGTCGAGGCTTGGCCGCGGGCGCAGCTACGCCCGCAGCGGCCAGGTCATGCGGCTCAAGGTCGCGCCCGGCGTGGTCACCGCGAACGTCCAGGGTTCGCGCGTCACGCCGTACGCCGTGCGCATCACCCTCGTCCCGTTCACCGACGCCGAGTGGGCGCGCGCGGAGGCCGAGCTGGCCGCCCAGGCGCTCAACCTCGCCGCCCTTCTCGCGGGCGAGATGCCGCGCGACGTGGAAGAAGCGTTCGCCGCCGCCGGCCTCCACCTCTTCCCCACCTCGGCCAAGGAGCTGGCGAGCAGCTGCTCGTGCCCGGACTGGGCGGACCCGTGCAAGCACACCGCAGCCGTCTACTACATCCTGGCCGAGGCGTTCGACGCCGACCCGTTCCTCGTCCTCGCCTGGCGCGGGCGCCCGCGCGAGCAGCTTCTCGAAAACCTCCGCGCCCTCCGCGCCGCCGCCATCGCCGCCGAAGACGCCGCCGCCCCCCCGCCCGAAGCCGAGCCGGACGCCGACGCTGCCGCGGACCCTCTCCCCGCGTCCGAAGAAGCGCCGCGCACGGGCGGCTTCTGGACCGCGGGCCCGGAGCTGTTCGGCTTCCGCTACGCCCCCGCGGCCCCCGCGGTGCCGGACGCCGTGATCCGCCAGCTCGGCCCGCTTCCGGAAGCCGCCGGCGGCTCCGCCATCTCCGAAGCCCTCTCCACCGCCTACCATATCTTCACCGCCGCCGCCGAACGCCGCGCCTTCCCCGAAGCCGCCCCGCCGCCCGAACCCAAGGAGCCGAAGGCACGGAAGCGGAAGGGGGCGTAGGGACCCGGAGAGCGGGAGGGTTTCGCATGCGGAAGACTGCCCCCTCCCCCGGCCCCTCCCCCGCAAGCGGGAGAGGGGAGAACTGCTTGCGGCATCGCCGCTTAGCTTGGCTTCCCAGTCCACTCGTAAACTGCGTTACCCCGCTACCCGCTTCATCCCACAGATCCACATAACCCTTT from Longimicrobiaceae bacterium includes the following:
- a CDS encoding SWIM zinc finger family protein, whose product is MTAVKIEAYADEEGRTMSDWWMYESGPRRPAPDGIRARSQRGEIGESWWSKRFLDALAQVADTSRLGRGRSYARSGQVMRLKVAPGVVTANVQGSRVTPYAVRITLVPFTDAEWARAEAELAAQALNLAALLAGEMPRDVEEAFAAAGLHLFPTSAKELASSCSCPDWADPCKHTAAVYYILAEAFDADPFLVLAWRGRPREQLLENLRALRAAAIAAEDAAAPPPEAEPDADAAADPLPASEEAPRTGGFWTAGPELFGFRYAPAAPAVPDAVIRQLGPLPEAAGGSAISEALSTAYHIFTAAAERRAFPEAAPPPEPKEPKARKRKGA